In Palaemon carinicauda isolate YSFRI2023 chromosome 41, ASM3689809v2, whole genome shotgun sequence, the following are encoded in one genomic region:
- the LOC137632412 gene encoding uncharacterized protein C05D11.13-like — METAAEKKRRLARERQRRRRASLSQEQIEARREYDRQWYRNQPLDIQEARRFQSRIRTALRLLNETEEQATLRRERMRQRRIQIIQNETEEQATARRADLRARASQRLRNETEEAAAKRRADMRERASRRIQNETEEEAAARRADLRARASQRLRNETEQLAAWRIADLLESTSERLQNET, encoded by the coding sequence ATGGAGACTGCTGCAGAAAAAAAAAGACGGTTAGCAAGAGAACGTCAACGTAGAAGAAGAGCTAGCTTGAGTCAGGAACAGATTGAAGCTAGGAGAGAGTATGACAGACAGTGGTACCGAAATCAACCTCTTGACATACAGGAAGCTAGGAGATTTCAATCAAGAATAAGAACTGCTCTGAGACTCTTAAATGAAACTGAGGAACAAGCCACTCTTCGAAGAGAAAGAATGCGACAGAGGAGAATCCAGATTATACAAAATGAAACTGAGGAACAAGCAACAGCGAGGAGAGCAGATCTACGAGCAAGGGCATCACAAAGACTTCGAAATGAAACTGAAGAAGCTGCCGCTAAGAGAAGAGCTGACATGCGAGAAAGAGCATCAAGGAGGATACAAAATGAAACTGAGGAAGAAGCGGCAGCGAGAAGAGCAGATCTACGAGCAAGGGCATCACAAAGACTTCGAAATGAAACAGAACAACTTGCTGCTTGGAGAATAGCTGATCTGCTAGAAAGCACATCCGAGAGACTACAGAATGAAACTTGA